One window of the Candidatus Kaelpia imicola genome contains the following:
- the hisD gene encoding histidinol dehydrogenase: MRSIGLSSKEFERLCNRSFNKNQRLKNTVESIIFEISNHGDRALLQYTRKFDKVIIKQRSIKVAESEISAAFQNISPSFVTHIKQSINNITKFHQQQSLKSFRIKTEEGAILGEEVQPLEKVGVYVPGGTAPLVSTILMTVLPARVAQVKDIYLASPPQRDGYINPYILVVASLLKVKNIFKMGGAQAIAAFAFGTKTVAKVDKIVGPGNKYVTEAKRQLYGYVDIDTLAGPSEVVVIASKFTKGDYVVQDLKAQAEHKDGVAILITPSKALANYVKDKVSKGYLIKVKNLDQAIDIANKIAPEHLELLVQRPHRLVKKIKNAGAVFLGPYSPTAVGDYIAGPSHVLPTYGTARFFSGLSVRDFLKTQSIINYSKKALEKYYPTLELLSEIEGLKEHLNSVKVRLS; encoded by the coding sequence ATGAGATCTATTGGTTTATCAAGTAAGGAATTTGAAAGACTCTGCAATAGAAGCTTTAATAAAAATCAGAGGTTAAAGAATACGGTAGAGAGTATTATCTTTGAAATTAGTAACCATGGAGATAGAGCACTGCTGCAGTATACAAGAAAGTTTGATAAGGTTATTATAAAGCAGAGAAGCATTAAGGTTGCAGAGTCTGAGATAAGTGCAGCTTTTCAGAATATAAGCCCTTCTTTTGTCACCCATATCAAGCAGTCCATAAACAACATTACAAAGTTCCATCAACAGCAGAGCCTAAAGTCTTTCAGAATTAAAACAGAAGAGGGAGCTATCTTAGGAGAAGAAGTTCAGCCCCTTGAGAAGGTAGGTGTATATGTTCCTGGAGGTACTGCTCCTTTGGTCTCAACTATTCTAATGACTGTTCTCCCGGCTAGAGTTGCTCAAGTTAAAGATATATATCTTGCTTCTCCTCCGCAGCGGGATGGCTATATAAATCCATATATACTTGTGGTTGCGAGCCTGCTTAAAGTTAAAAATATTTTTAAGATGGGCGGAGCCCAGGCTATAGCTGCTTTTGCCTTTGGAACAAAGACGGTAGCAAAGGTAGATAAGATAGTTGGCCCTGGTAATAAATATGTAACGGAGGCTAAGAGGCAGCTCTATGGCTATGTTGATATCGATACTCTTGCTGGACCGAGTGAAGTTGTTGTTATAGCATCTAAGTTTACTAAGGGTGATTATGTCGTTCAGGATTTGAAAGCTCAAGCAGAGCACAAAGACGGTGTTGCTATATTGATAACCCCTAGCAAGGCTTTGGCAAATTACGTAAAGGATAAAGTCTCAAAGGGGTACTTGATAAAAGTTAAGAATTTAGATCAGGCTATAGATATTGCAAATAAGATTGCACCAGAACATCTTGAGCTTCTTGTTCAGAGGCCTCATAGGTTGGTCAAAAAGATAAAAAATGCAGGGGCTGTATTTTTAGGCCCTTATAGCCCTACAGCTGTAGGTGATTATATTGCCGGACCCTCGCACGTATTACCGACTTACGGAACAGCCAGGTTTTTTTCGGGACTTTCGGTGAGAGATTTTTTGAAAACGCAATCCATTATAAATTATTCTAAAAAGGCATTGGAGAAATATTATCCGACTTTAGAGCTTTTATCTGAGATAGAAGGCCTTAAAGAGCATTTAAATTCTGTAAAAGTGAGGTTATCATGA
- the hisB gene encoding imidazoleglycerol-phosphate dehydratase HisB produces MRFIFRNKKKKRLSRIERKTKETNIKITLSLDGSGRYHIDTGIGFLNHMLELFAFHSKFDLDLKAKGDLDVDIHHTNEDIGLTLGGAFSEALGDKSRIKRFGFYAPMDEALVRVVLDISSRPSLNIKTDVELKGVDGYTYFDFKHFLEGFAQKSGLNLHVDVFKGESMHHIFEAVFKALAKALKEAVKIDSDSSGIPSTKGKL; encoded by the coding sequence ATGAGGTTTATCTTTAGAAATAAGAAAAAGAAACGGTTATCCAGAATTGAGAGAAAGACAAAAGAGACTAATATAAAGATAACTTTAAGTTTAGATGGCAGCGGCAGGTACCATATTGACACCGGGATAGGTTTTTTAAACCATATGTTAGAACTCTTTGCTTTCCATAGTAAGTTTGATTTGGATTTAAAAGCAAAAGGAGATTTAGACGTAGATATTCATCACACAAATGAAGATATCGGTCTAACTCTTGGCGGGGCTTTCAGTGAGGCACTTGGAGATAAGAGCCGGATAAAGAGGTTCGGATTTTACGCTCCTATGGATGAAGCGCTAGTGAGAGTTGTTCTGGATATCTCAAGTAGACCTTCCCTGAATATCAAGACTGACGTTGAATTAAAAGGTGTAGATGGATATACATATTTTGATTTTAAACATTTTTTAGAAGGTTTTGCTCAAAAATCCGGACTCAATCTACATGTTGATGTTTTTAAAGGAGAGAGTATGCACCATATATTTGAAGCCGTCTTCAAAGCTTTGGCGAAAGCATTAAAAGAAGCTGTTAAGATTGATTCTGATTCCAGCGGTATACCTTCCACAAAAGGGAAGCTATAA
- the hisA gene encoding 1-(5-phosphoribosyl)-5-[(5-phosphoribosylamino)methylideneamino]imidazole-4-carboxamide isomerase — MLLIPAIDIRDSKVVRLRKGDFTQSRIYSDNPLNVAWNYKKAFIPRVHIVDLDAALEGNSFNKEIIKRIVSEVGLEVELGGGIRDEDTIVDYLNTGIKHLIVGTEAYRDTSWFKKMLSKYSQYLILGLDLFEQKIKITGWTETAESDTKSLVSDFIDSGLKSLIYTDISRDGTLEGIDIESLREFLDSIKGLNLNIIVSGGVSGMEDIINLSTVEDSRVEGLIVGKALYEGRISLEDLKGGFYE; from the coding sequence GTGCTATTAATACCTGCTATAGATATAAGAGATTCTAAAGTTGTGCGATTAAGGAAGGGCGATTTCACCCAGAGCAGGATATATTCTGACAACCCTTTAAATGTTGCCTGGAATTACAAAAAGGCTTTTATACCCAGAGTGCATATTGTTGATCTGGATGCAGCTTTGGAAGGGAACTCATTTAATAAAGAGATAATAAAGAGGATTGTATCTGAAGTCGGTTTAGAAGTAGAGCTTGGAGGTGGGATAAGAGATGAAGATACGATAGTTGATTATCTTAATACAGGGATAAAACATCTTATAGTAGGAACAGAAGCCTACAGAGATACTAGTTGGTTTAAAAAGATGCTATCTAAATATTCTCAGTACCTTATTTTGGGGCTGGATCTTTTTGAGCAAAAGATAAAGATAACCGGCTGGACTGAGACTGCAGAATCTGATACAAAGAGCTTAGTTTCAGATTTTATAGATTCCGGACTTAAGAGTTTAATCTATACGGATATATCAAGAGATGGAACTTTGGAAGGAATAGATATAGAGTCTTTGAGAGAGTTTCTGGATAGCATTAAAGGTTTAAACTTGAATATAATTGTTTCCGGCGGCGTTAGCGGCATGGAAGATATAATTAATTTATCGACTGTGGAAGATTCAAGGGTAGAGGGCCTGATAGTAGGCAAAGCTTTGTATGAAGGAAGAATAAGTTTAGAAGATTTAAAAGGAGGATTTTATGAGTAG
- the hisI gene encoding phosphoribosyl-AMP cyclohydrolase translates to MSRRSIFNDLKLNKQELIPAIVQDYKSGDVLMVAYMNGESIKRTLEDGKACFYSRSRQKLWLKGETSGNFQVIREIYLDCDNDTILLKVDQIGKGACHTGRWSCFYKEVDLKSGDFEDEDNT, encoded by the coding sequence ATGAGTAGGAGGTCTATATTCAATGACTTAAAGTTGAATAAACAAGAGTTGATACCGGCCATAGTTCAGGATTATAAAAGCGGCGATGTTTTAATGGTGGCTTATATGAATGGTGAGTCTATTAAAAGGACGCTGGAAGATGGAAAAGCTTGTTTTTACAGCCGTTCTCGTCAGAAACTCTGGTTAAAAGGCGAGACATCCGGAAATTTTCAAGTTATTCGCGAGATCTACCTTGATTGCGATAACGATACTATACTACTTAAAGTTGACCAGATTGGAAAAGGGGCATGTCATACCGGAAGATGGAGCTGTTTTTATAAAGAGGTTGATTTAAAAAGCGGTGATTTTGAGGATGAAGATAACACCTGA